TGCGCTGGCGCCGGCACCCCGATGCCGGGTGGCCTGGTCGGGCCGTGCCAGGGTCCGATCTCACCCGGAGTCGTTGAGGCGCTGGTGCACCTGTTGGGTCACCCGGCCCCCCTGGGCATGGCCAGGTCCGATCGTGCGGTGAACAGCCTGCTGGCGTCGCTCTCCTGGGCTGTGGCGACGACGGAGACTGCAACAGCCACCGCCGACGGCCGGGAGGTGCTCGACGAGGAGCGCTTCATGGCAGCTCGGAAGGTACGTCGACAGTCGCGCGGATCAGCAACCAGCGTTGCCGCCCTCGCCCGAGACCTCGGTGTCGACCGGCATCGACTCGGTCGGGCCACACGGCAGCTGTTCGGGGTATCCCCCTCCGCCCTGCTCCGGCAGTGGCAACTCGAGCACGTGCGGCACTTGCTCGGCGAGTCGCAGCAAACCCTGTCGCAGGTTGCCTCGCTCGCAGGGTTCAGCGACCAAGCACACATGGGCCGTGTTGTCCGGCGTGAACTCGGGATGACCCCCGGTCAGCTCAGGGACGCCCTCGCAGAGGTCTAGAGCCCCTCCGGACGCGCCGGCCGGGCCTCGGCGCCCTTGTACTCGAAGAAGAACTGGGCGGCCGTCTCGCGGATGGCGAGTGACCACGAGGGGTAGGCGTGCACCATCTGCGCCAGACGCCCGGTGATCGTCTTCTGCTTGACCGCCAGGGCCAGCTCGTGGATCAGATCCCCGCCCGTTGGGGACACCACGGTGGCGCCGACCAGGTTCCCACCGGCGAGGCCCCGGACGAGTGTGTGCGGGCCGGCGATCAGCTTGACGAAGCCGTCCGTCTCATCGCTGGTCTTGGCTCGGTCGGTCTCGGCGATCGGCATGAACGCCACGCGCGCGGCGTCGCCGTACTCGTCGTAGGCCTGCGCCTCCGAGAGACCGACCCGGCCGATCTCCGGTTCGGTGAAGGTGGCCCACGGGATCACCCTGGGGTCGAACGACATCTGGATGAGCCCGAGCGCGTTGTTGACGGCCAGGGCACCGTGGTCATAGCCCACGTGGGTGAACTGCAACCCGCCGGTGATGTCCCCGACGGCGTAGACGTCGTCGGCCGTCGTCCGCAGCTTCTCGTCGACCTTGATGAATCCACGATCGGTGATCTGCACGCCCCCCTTCTCGGGCTCGAGGCCGCTGGTGACCGGCCGACGGCCGACCGCCGCCAGGACCTCCTCGGTCTGCACCGTCCGGCCGTCCTCGGTGGTGATCGT
The sequence above is a segment of the Euzebya tangerina genome. Coding sequences within it:
- a CDS encoding helix-turn-helix domain-containing protein, yielding MRTVHDALGRRPRQQAYVRYLRSSPYRHHIRSTTSFLDGRLSMTRMAQRAGAYPDPPIDCVNIQLLVRGSGPATVDLGHGPWTGTPRPGQVFIAGPNVRTDYRVGFDHTLIAIGVDLSLMEEVCAGAGTPMPGGLVGPCQGPISPGVVEALVHLLGHPAPLGMARSDRAVNSLLASLSWAVATTETATATADGREVLDEERFMAARKVRRQSRGSATSVAALARDLGVDRHRLGRATRQLFGVSPSALLRQWQLEHVRHLLGESQQTLSQVASLAGFSDQAHMGRVVRRELGMTPGQLRDALAEV